One Echinicola strongylocentroti DNA window includes the following coding sequences:
- a CDS encoding ligand-binding sensor domain-containing protein — protein MQKVIPYYWCLFLSIFAHTAFPQASLPVFRAYGADQGINQPFPYDILHSESGYVWIAGENGLWKFDGQNFGHYTHEVGDSASLAFDFIWVLFEDSNSNIWAGTYGGGVSKYDPRTDRFTNFSYKENNPNSLSDDRVRGIAEDPNGNIWLGTSNGLCKYAPSSGQFTRYSTEDGLFSSTIRQIKLSADQSQLFIATGNGLNFLDLETMEFSGIQHAADDPQSLSHFYIYDLQEYPKGTLWIGTGEGLDKFHLPSGRFTHYQSSSAPSMISHDVIFSIEHHPDHPGKLFVGTLDGLNVLDIKKETFERIRSDRSNPNKLQGDNIYKVSAGRDGSLWVAVYNEGVFQYHPHYHKFNSLRLIPDATDKYYSRVSSMIQHDEDEYLFTTYAGLFVRNFKTGKTEKYTIKKGDQSSVNRLAMITRISEDIYWIATWAHFVYEWNHRTKTLRPLQHKTPSGEFFPEFNLPILHDSQGRTWIGNSEKGLFIWNPETQTAVPFPLSDRLIQGDNHDEFISYIFEDSQHRIWVGSQGGLNLLNEKDSSFTKFAHEENNPQSLTNNKINHISEDHLGNLWVSTELGLSKFNVENKTFTNYYTRDGLPSNVISSTLEDTQHNLWIATAEGISMMNAADEFRNYNQQDGLMDNYFIFRAAYKDDDGRLFFGSSSGLEYFDPLRIPENTSPPNVQITGIDLFNTPITPGDSSGILQKAIPYTEAITFDHEQSVISFHFTALNLVNGHKNKFQYRLYGYDKTWRPVTSNRSTTYTNLPPGNYTFQVKACNNDGFWSTENASIAVTILPPWYLTWWFKTLFTIALLGVILYQYQRISQNKERLENLVVQRTAEIQLQKEQIEVQHDSLQQKNQRIESLLRELNHRVKNNLQLVSSILNLQSRSVKDKNAKVALIDGRMRMQALSLLHQKLYVTDDDSQVNCKNYINDLFDQIEAAFKSRYKAFQYDFTGDDFSLGLDKAIPLGLILNELITNSFKHVQKEKIEIHLSLRLEEQIVHFTFWDNGRGLTASTIRESHSFGWSMIRSLVLQLHGKLDISEGENTKIQLIFKK, from the coding sequence ATGCAAAAAGTCATACCTTATTACTGGTGCCTATTTCTGTCCATTTTTGCCCACACTGCCTTCCCCCAAGCGTCCCTCCCTGTCTTTAGGGCTTATGGTGCCGATCAGGGGATCAACCAGCCTTTTCCCTATGACATCCTCCACAGTGAAAGTGGATATGTATGGATAGCTGGTGAAAATGGCCTTTGGAAATTTGATGGGCAGAATTTCGGGCATTATACCCATGAGGTAGGCGACAGCGCCTCATTGGCATTTGATTTTATCTGGGTGCTTTTTGAAGACAGCAATAGCAATATATGGGCGGGAACATATGGAGGTGGTGTCAGTAAATATGACCCAAGAACGGATCGATTCACCAACTTTTCGTACAAAGAAAATAACCCCAACAGCCTTAGCGATGACCGAGTCAGGGGGATCGCCGAAGATCCTAACGGCAATATCTGGTTGGGCACCAGCAATGGACTCTGCAAGTATGCTCCTTCCAGCGGTCAGTTTACCCGATACAGCACTGAGGATGGGCTGTTCAGCAGCACCATTCGTCAGATCAAACTGTCAGCAGACCAGTCACAGCTTTTTATCGCCACCGGAAACGGACTGAACTTCTTGGATTTAGAGACCATGGAGTTTTCCGGTATTCAGCATGCAGCTGATGATCCCCAAAGCCTGAGCCATTTCTATATTTATGACCTTCAAGAGTATCCCAAAGGCACCTTATGGATCGGGACTGGCGAAGGCCTGGACAAGTTTCATCTGCCTTCTGGTCGATTTACCCACTACCAATCCTCCTCAGCTCCTTCCATGATCAGTCATGATGTTATCTTCTCCATTGAGCATCACCCTGACCATCCTGGCAAGTTATTCGTCGGTACCTTGGATGGGCTAAATGTGCTGGACATCAAAAAGGAAACGTTTGAGCGCATCCGGTCAGACCGCTCCAACCCCAACAAGCTCCAAGGAGACAATATCTATAAAGTAAGTGCAGGACGGGATGGAAGCCTTTGGGTGGCAGTATATAACGAAGGTGTCTTCCAGTATCATCCCCACTACCACAAATTCAACTCCCTCCGACTTATCCCTGATGCGACGGACAAATACTATTCCCGTGTATCCAGCATGATCCAGCACGATGAAGACGAGTACCTGTTCACCACTTACGCTGGGCTTTTTGTCAGGAATTTCAAAACGGGAAAGACAGAAAAATACACCATCAAAAAAGGTGATCAAAGCAGTGTCAACAGATTGGCCATGATCACCAGGATCAGTGAAGACATCTACTGGATTGCTACCTGGGCGCACTTTGTCTATGAATGGAACCACCGCACCAAAACCCTCCGCCCACTTCAGCACAAGACGCCTTCTGGAGAGTTTTTTCCGGAATTCAACCTTCCGATCTTGCATGATAGCCAAGGGAGAACATGGATTGGCAACTCAGAAAAAGGGCTTTTTATCTGGAATCCTGAGACCCAAACGGCAGTTCCTTTCCCACTCAGTGACAGGCTTATCCAAGGGGACAACCACGATGAATTTATCTCCTACATTTTTGAGGACAGCCAGCACCGGATTTGGGTGGGCAGTCAGGGAGGGCTTAACCTCCTTAATGAAAAAGACAGCAGCTTCACCAAGTTTGCCCACGAAGAAAACAATCCCCAAAGCCTCACCAACAATAAAATCAACCATATCTCAGAAGATCATCTGGGCAACCTGTGGGTAAGCACCGAGCTTGGACTAAGTAAGTTCAACGTGGAGAATAAGACCTTCACGAATTATTACACGCGCGATGGCCTACCGAGCAATGTCATCAGCTCCACACTTGAAGACACCCAGCATAACCTTTGGATAGCTACTGCGGAGGGTATCTCCATGATGAACGCAGCAGATGAATTCAGGAATTACAACCAACAGGACGGGTTAATGGACAATTACTTTATCTTCCGCGCTGCCTACAAGGACGATGACGGAAGGCTGTTCTTTGGGTCATCCAGTGGTCTGGAATATTTTGACCCGCTTAGGATTCCTGAAAATACCAGTCCGCCCAACGTTCAGATTACAGGAATTGACTTGTTCAACACCCCGATAACTCCTGGGGATTCCTCGGGGATATTGCAGAAGGCCATCCCTTACACTGAAGCCATCACCTTTGACCATGAGCAGTCAGTCATTTCCTTCCACTTCACTGCCCTAAACCTGGTCAATGGCCACAAGAATAAATTCCAGTACCGGCTTTATGGCTATGACAAAACCTGGCGACCAGTCACTTCCAACCGAAGTACTACCTACACCAATTTACCCCCGGGCAATTATACTTTCCAGGTCAAAGCCTGTAATAACGATGGCTTTTGGTCCACTGAGAATGCCAGTATTGCCGTCACGATCTTACCGCCTTGGTACTTGACTTGGTGGTTCAAGACCCTATTTACGATTGCATTGCTAGGCGTAATTCTTTACCAATACCAGCGCATTTCGCAAAATAAAGAACGACTCGAAAACCTCGTGGTACAGCGCACTGCCGAAATCCAGCTACAGAAAGAGCAGATAGAAGTACAGCACGACAGCTTACAACAAAAAAACCAGCGGATCGAAAGTCTCCTGCGCGAACTGAACCACCGTGTCAAAAACAACCTCCAGCTCGTCTCCAGTATCCTCAACCTTCAAAGCAGAAGTGTCAAGGACAAAAACGCCAAAGTGGCCCTGATCGATGGAAGGATGCGGATGCAGGCATTGTCCCTTCTTCACCAGAAATTATATGTCACTGACGATGATTCCCAAGTCAACTGCAAAAACTACATCAATGATCTATTTGACCAGATAGAAGCAGCCTTCAAAAGCAGGTACAAAGCTTTTCAGTATGATTTTACAGGAGATGATTTCTCCTTAGGACTGGACAAAGCCATTCCGCTGGGATTGATCCTGAATGAGTTGATCACCAATTCTTTCAAGCATGTTCAGAAAGAAAAGATCGAGATCCACCTCTCCTTGCGATTGGAAGAGCAAATCGTTCATTTTACCTTTTGGGACAATGGGCGGGGACTTACCGCTTCCACCATTAGGGAGTCCCACTCTTTTGGGTGGAGTATGATCCGGTCACTGGTGCTGCAGCTGCATGGGAAACTGGATATCTCAGAAGGCGAAAACACTAAAATCCAACTTATTTTCAAGAAATAA
- a CDS encoding LacI family DNA-binding transcriptional regulator: protein MKKKRVTLKDLANELGVSISTVSRALKDHPDIDKNLTKRIQALAQKWNYIPNPLAMGLLRQQTRVIGVIVPDLVTYFFSSIISGIEDELQQSGYYIVISSSKESMEKEIECVNNLLNLRIDGLIVCLAQNSNNREHFRKVMEHHVPLVFFDRVCLEKEVSTVVVDNVSMAKDITTHFHANGARTLAHITGPKHLNIVKERAEGFLKGLEEVGIPYDEKYLVHTDLSTESAEKAITGLLRLPQRPDAILGVNDTVIFATMKAIKTFGLKIPDDVLLAGFSDEFHATVVEPNLTSVAHPTHEIGRNAAKLILEQIEEEKPIQKKIVLNTSLHIRASSQQKSTITP, encoded by the coding sequence ATGAAGAAAAAAAGGGTAACACTGAAAGACCTGGCCAATGAACTGGGAGTGTCCATTTCAACAGTAAGCAGGGCACTAAAAGACCATCCTGACATCGATAAAAACCTTACCAAGAGAATACAGGCCCTCGCCCAAAAGTGGAATTACATCCCTAATCCGCTCGCCATGGGGCTCCTCCGTCAGCAGACTCGGGTAATCGGAGTGATCGTCCCCGATCTGGTGACCTATTTCTTCTCCTCCATTATTTCCGGAATCGAAGACGAGCTTCAGCAATCTGGCTATTATATCGTCATCTCATCCTCAAAGGAATCGATGGAAAAGGAAATCGAATGTGTCAACAATCTGCTTAACTTACGCATCGATGGCCTTATCGTCTGTTTGGCACAAAACAGTAACAACAGAGAGCACTTTAGAAAAGTAATGGAACACCACGTTCCCTTGGTGTTTTTTGACAGGGTGTGTTTAGAAAAAGAGGTTTCCACAGTGGTCGTGGACAATGTCTCCATGGCCAAGGACATCACAACACACTTCCATGCCAATGGCGCCCGTACTCTCGCCCATATCACGGGACCAAAGCACCTGAACATCGTAAAAGAAAGAGCAGAAGGCTTCCTTAAAGGCCTAGAAGAAGTAGGCATCCCGTATGACGAAAAGTACTTGGTACATACAGACCTCTCTACAGAAAGTGCAGAAAAAGCCATCACAGGGCTTCTTCGCCTTCCCCAGCGGCCAGATGCCATCCTCGGGGTAAATGACACCGTTATCTTCGCCACCATGAAGGCTATCAAAACATTTGGCCTAAAGATCCCAGATGATGTGCTACTGGCAGGTTTTTCGGATGAGTTCCACGCTACCGTCGTCGAGCCCAACCTCACTTCCGTGGCCCACCCCACACATGAGATCGGCCGCAATGCTGCCAAACTAATCCTCGAACAAATCGAAGAAGAAAAGCCTATCCAAAAGAAAATAGTCCTCAACACCTCCCTACATATTAGGGCCTCTTCCCAACAAAAATCAACTATTACTCCATGA
- a CDS encoding aldo/keto reductase, producing MKLRPLGNTGIKVPSIVFGTSTLGNLFTALDPKEKEAIVKESIRHTQPQTFFDSAGKYGAGLALESLGNALNALNVPKDQVVVSNKLGWVRSPLVGDEPQFEKGVWRDLKHDAVQKISYNGILECFEEGNELLQGYSTQLASVHDPDEYLAKATSAEEEKALFEDVLEAYRALEDLKKKGLVKGIGVGAKDWKVIPRIYEHIKLDWVMFANSMTIHSHPQELLQFMQKLSDDGVGILNSAVFQSGFLVGGDYYDYQLIKPDSPENKARFEWREQFFALCKEFEIPPAHACVQFGLSAPGVACVALSTSDPAKVKRNVDATEKTLPAEFWAAMHERGLLHEHSPL from the coding sequence ATGAAATTAAGACCATTAGGTAACACAGGAATCAAAGTACCATCCATCGTTTTTGGCACCAGTACACTGGGCAATTTGTTTACAGCCCTTGATCCAAAAGAAAAAGAAGCCATTGTAAAAGAGAGCATTCGCCATACCCAGCCACAGACTTTTTTCGATTCGGCAGGAAAGTATGGAGCCGGTCTGGCCTTGGAATCCTTGGGCAATGCCCTGAACGCATTAAACGTGCCCAAAGACCAAGTAGTGGTCAGCAACAAACTAGGCTGGGTGAGAAGCCCGCTGGTAGGGGATGAGCCGCAGTTTGAGAAAGGCGTATGGCGAGACCTGAAGCATGATGCGGTCCAAAAAATCAGCTATAATGGCATATTGGAGTGTTTTGAAGAAGGCAATGAACTGCTACAGGGGTATTCCACACAACTGGCATCTGTCCATGATCCTGATGAATACTTGGCCAAAGCCACTTCTGCTGAGGAGGAAAAAGCCCTTTTTGAAGATGTCTTGGAAGCCTACAGGGCTTTGGAGGATTTAAAGAAAAAAGGCTTGGTAAAAGGAATTGGCGTGGGCGCAAAAGATTGGAAGGTCATTCCGAGGATCTATGAGCATATCAAGTTGGATTGGGTGATGTTTGCCAATAGCATGACCATCCATTCCCACCCACAAGAATTATTGCAGTTTATGCAGAAGTTGTCCGATGATGGTGTCGGTATTCTGAATTCTGCTGTCTTCCAATCCGGTTTTTTGGTGGGGGGAGATTATTACGATTACCAATTGATCAAGCCTGATTCACCAGAGAATAAGGCCCGCTTTGAGTGGAGAGAGCAATTCTTTGCTCTCTGTAAGGAATTTGAAATACCACCAGCACATGCCTGTGTACAGTTTGGACTGTCTGCTCCGGGAGTGGCCTGTGTCGCACTTAGCACCTCTGACCCTGCCAAGGTGAAAAGGAATGTGGACGCGACGGAAAAAACCTTGCCTGCTGAATTTTGGGCAGCAATGCATGAAAGAGGATTGCTGCACGAGCACAGTCCTTTATAA
- a CDS encoding aldose epimerase family protein, with translation MNLLKLNAIGAVVLAAALSFYACNPKSSEKSSKEVTAQSPDSGLSISEASATVEGKEAQIYTLKNSNGVEVDISNYGGVITRLVVPDKAGNLENVVLHYQDLEGYSTSTNYFGSTVGRYANRIAKGKFELDGEEYTLATNDGAHHLHGGDKGFNKVFWEAKTIENPAKVGLSLTYVSADGEEGYPGELTTIVTFSLDNDNNLEVAFEAVTTKATIVNLTHHGYFNLSGLKENILGHELTLYANHYTPVDETLIPTGEVAPVKGTPFDFTTAHQIGERIEQVKGGYDHNYVVKAEADGQMTKMAELYHAGSGRVMELYADSPAVQFYSGNFLDGTITVDGVSYDQYFGLCLEPQTFPNSPNEESFPSARLNPGETYSHNIKYHFGVK, from the coding sequence ATGAACCTATTAAAGTTGAATGCTATTGGTGCCGTAGTACTTGCTGCTGCGTTATCTTTTTACGCTTGTAACCCAAAATCATCAGAGAAGTCATCCAAAGAGGTCACCGCCCAATCTCCAGACAGTGGGCTAAGTATTTCTGAGGCCAGTGCTACCGTAGAAGGTAAGGAAGCCCAGATCTATACGCTAAAAAACAGCAATGGAGTGGAAGTGGATATCTCCAACTATGGTGGAGTGATCACACGACTGGTGGTGCCGGATAAGGCAGGAAACCTGGAAAATGTGGTACTTCATTATCAGGATTTGGAGGGGTACAGTACCAGTACCAATTATTTTGGCTCCACGGTAGGCCGCTATGCCAATAGGATCGCCAAAGGAAAATTCGAACTGGACGGAGAAGAATATACCTTGGCCACCAATGATGGAGCTCACCATCTGCACGGTGGTGACAAGGGCTTCAACAAGGTGTTTTGGGAAGCCAAGACGATCGAGAACCCAGCAAAAGTAGGCCTTTCATTGACATATGTAAGTGCTGATGGAGAGGAAGGTTATCCTGGAGAGCTGACCACGATCGTTACGTTCAGCTTGGACAATGACAACAACTTAGAGGTGGCATTCGAAGCAGTGACGACAAAAGCTACGATCGTTAACCTGACGCATCACGGATATTTTAACCTGAGCGGGCTGAAGGAAAATATTCTAGGACATGAGTTGACCTTGTATGCCAATCACTACACTCCGGTGGACGAAACGCTGATTCCTACTGGAGAAGTGGCGCCGGTAAAGGGAACCCCATTTGACTTCACTACTGCACACCAGATCGGTGAGCGTATCGAGCAGGTAAAAGGTGGCTACGACCATAACTATGTCGTAAAGGCCGAAGCGGATGGTCAAATGACCAAAATGGCCGAGCTCTATCATGCCGGGTCAGGTAGGGTGATGGAGTTATATGCAGATTCTCCTGCAGTACAGTTTTATTCCGGCAACTTCCTTGATGGAACCATCACCGTGGACGGGGTCTCTTACGATCAGTATTTTGGACTTTGCCTGGAGCCGCAGACTTTCCCAAATTCTCCCAATGAGGAGAGCTTTCCTTCGGCGAGGTTAAACCCCGGAGAAACTTACAGCCATAACATCAAATACCACTTTGGTGTGAAGTAA
- the fucP gene encoding L-fucose:H+ symporter permease produces MNNPSKTALVSKATLWPFILLTSLFLLWGLANNMTDTLLAAFKKILSMSDTQTSLIQLAFYGAYFCLALPAAIYIKKYTYKSGVLLGLGLFAVGGLLFYPASITMSYGFFLFALYVLAGGLSILETSANPYIMVMGPEASATRRLNLAQSFNPVGSIIGVLLSKLFILSQLNVAEADERSKMTIEQLQQVRQAELDAVMSTYVGVALFLVLMWVLIKFTKMPTASEGGLQDSLGNGLKRLLGNKNYVFGVLAQFFYVGAQIGIWSYTIRYVMIELDMNESDASDYYLAAIVLFTVSRFLFTALMKFVRPSLLMAISAMGAIALTMVVIFGNGMVGSVALVCISGCMSLMFPTIYGLAAEGLGDDTKLGGSGLIMAILGGAIFPFIQGLVSDGLDSIHLSFFVPAACYLVVVAYGLYHYKHKKEIPAMAAGD; encoded by the coding sequence ATGAATAACCCATCAAAAACGGCCTTGGTATCGAAAGCGACCCTGTGGCCATTTATACTCCTTACCAGTCTCTTCTTGCTTTGGGGACTGGCCAATAATATGACAGATACGTTGCTGGCGGCATTCAAGAAAATCCTCAGCATGAGCGATACGCAGACCAGTCTGATCCAATTGGCTTTTTATGGTGCCTATTTCTGCTTGGCCTTGCCAGCGGCGATATACATCAAGAAATACACCTATAAATCTGGCGTATTGCTAGGACTAGGCTTGTTTGCCGTTGGAGGATTGTTGTTTTATCCCGCCAGCATTACCATGTCCTACGGATTCTTCCTTTTTGCTTTGTATGTTTTGGCAGGAGGTCTGTCCATCTTGGAGACGTCTGCCAATCCTTATATCATGGTAATGGGGCCAGAAGCCTCGGCCACAAGACGTCTTAACCTTGCTCAGTCTTTTAACCCCGTAGGCTCTATCATTGGAGTATTACTGAGCAAACTCTTTATTCTTTCCCAGCTGAATGTGGCGGAGGCAGATGAGAGAAGTAAAATGACAATAGAGCAGTTGCAGCAGGTAAGGCAAGCAGAGTTGGATGCAGTGATGAGTACCTATGTTGGGGTTGCGCTGTTTTTGGTGCTGATGTGGGTATTGATCAAATTCACCAAAATGCCAACTGCCTCAGAAGGAGGTCTTCAGGATTCTCTAGGAAATGGTCTAAAACGGCTTTTGGGCAATAAAAATTATGTCTTTGGGGTATTGGCGCAGTTTTTTTACGTGGGTGCGCAAATTGGGATTTGGTCCTATACCATCCGTTATGTCATGATAGAGCTTGATATGAACGAAAGCGATGCCTCAGATTATTATCTCGCAGCGATTGTATTGTTTACGGTGAGCCGTTTCTTGTTTACTGCTTTGATGAAATTCGTACGGCCTAGCTTGCTGATGGCCATCTCTGCTATGGGTGCTATTGCGCTGACCATGGTCGTGATCTTCGGAAATGGCATGGTAGGGTCTGTTGCGCTGGTGTGCATTTCAGGGTGTATGTCCCTCATGTTCCCGACCATTTATGGGCTTGCTGCGGAAGGCCTAGGTGATGACACCAAACTGGGTGGATCTGGGTTGATCATGGCCATTTTGGGTGGTGCTATATTCCCATTTATCCAAGGATTGGTTTCCGATGGTCTGGACAGTATTCACCTTTCATTCTTTGTCCCTGCAGCTTGTTATTTGGTAGTAGTAGCCTATGGGCTTTACCATTACAAACACAAGAAAGAGATCCCTGCAATGGCAGCAGGAGATTGA
- a CDS encoding response regulator transcription factor encodes MENTKKVLIIEDEMLIAKDLSYLLEDMGYKNIGIANNGDKALELFCDNHVDLVLCDININGDKDGIETVQAILQYKKTPIIYISAFSDNKTVQRAIATAPSSFLTKPYNERSVQIAIDLAFANFEQKALHLEENEIYQKLTQREREIIALIAEGKTSAEIAEQLFISPTTAAKHRNNILAKTGCNNTSEVIKLIYT; translated from the coding sequence ATGGAAAACACCAAAAAAGTACTGATCATAGAAGACGAAATGCTCATTGCCAAAGACCTTTCCTACTTGCTCGAGGACATGGGCTATAAAAACATTGGAATCGCCAATAATGGGGACAAAGCCCTCGAGCTATTTTGTGACAATCACGTAGACCTGGTGCTGTGTGACATCAATATCAACGGGGACAAGGACGGCATCGAAACTGTACAGGCCATCCTTCAATATAAAAAAACTCCCATCATCTATATCTCGGCCTTTTCGGACAATAAAACGGTACAAAGGGCGATCGCTACCGCCCCTTCTTCCTTTCTCACCAAACCCTACAACGAACGAAGTGTCCAAATTGCCATCGATTTGGCTTTCGCCAATTTTGAGCAAAAAGCCCTCCACTTGGAGGAAAATGAAATTTACCAAAAGCTCACCCAGCGCGAACGTGAGATCATTGCCTTAATAGCAGAAGGGAAAACCAGTGCTGAAATTGCCGAGCAGCTTTTCATCAGCCCTACCACAGCCGCCAAACACCGCAATAACATCTTGGCCAAAACAGGCTGTAACAACACCTCGGAGGTCATCAAACTAATTTACACGTAA
- a CDS encoding zinc-binding alcohol dehydrogenase family protein yields MKILTCTAPGNFDCSEGEKPSLTSGRAIIKIKRIGICGTDLHAFEGTQPFFSYPRVLGHELAGELVEADGADGFSPGDLVTIIPYFNCGTCVACKAGKPNCCATISVFGVHEDGGMKEYITVPSSSLVKQEGLTLDQLALAEPLAIGAHGVRRAGVRPGEFVVVMGAGPIGLGVMEFARIAGGEVIAMDINEDRLAFCRETLGIEHTVNAKGDYKAAIEEITGGSFAESVIDATGSSVAIHNGFGLMAHGGRYVLVGLQKGPIEFNHPEFHKRESTLMSSRNATREDFDTVLKALKEHQVKAASYITHQVDFDQVKADFASWLDPANKVIKAMVRLS; encoded by the coding sequence ATGAAAATACTAACCTGTACAGCGCCAGGAAATTTTGACTGTAGCGAAGGAGAAAAGCCTTCACTAACGTCAGGAAGAGCGATTATAAAGATCAAGCGCATTGGGATATGTGGCACGGACCTTCATGCTTTTGAGGGTACGCAGCCTTTTTTTAGCTATCCGCGGGTGCTGGGGCATGAGCTGGCCGGTGAATTGGTAGAAGCCGATGGGGCTGATGGCTTTTCACCTGGAGACCTGGTGACCATTATTCCGTACTTTAACTGTGGCACATGTGTGGCCTGCAAGGCGGGTAAGCCAAACTGCTGTGCCACGATCAGTGTCTTTGGCGTGCATGAAGATGGAGGGATGAAAGAATATATTACTGTGCCCTCTTCGTCTTTGGTCAAACAAGAAGGACTCACTCTTGACCAGCTGGCTTTGGCCGAGCCATTGGCCATCGGAGCGCATGGCGTGAGAAGAGCAGGAGTGCGGCCAGGAGAATTTGTGGTGGTAATGGGAGCCGGCCCGATCGGTCTTGGGGTGATGGAGTTTGCGCGGATTGCCGGAGGAGAAGTAATTGCCATGGACATTAACGAGGATCGCTTGGCCTTCTGCCGCGAAACACTTGGCATCGAGCACACAGTCAATGCCAAAGGTGATTACAAAGCAGCAATCGAGGAAATTACAGGCGGAAGTTTTGCCGAATCCGTCATCGATGCCACGGGTAGCTCGGTCGCTATTCACAATGGCTTTGGGCTGATGGCACATGGTGGAAGGTATGTATTGGTAGGCTTGCAAAAAGGCCCCATTGAGTTTAACCATCCGGAGTTTCACAAACGGGAATCGACCCTGATGAGCAGTAGAAATGCCACCAGAGAGGATTTTGATACTGTACTGAAGGCATTGAAAGAACATCAAGTGAAAGCAGCTTCCTATATTACCCATCAGGTGGACTTTGACCAAGTGAAAGCTGATTTTGCTTCTTGGCTAGATCCGGCAAATAAGGTCATCAAGGCAATGGTGAGGCTGTCTTAG
- a CDS encoding L-ribulose-5-phosphate 4-epimerase, whose amino-acid sequence MSRFLELKRECYEANMQLPALDLVVYTFGNVSAVDRKEGVFAIKPSGVAYEELKVEDIVICDFEAKIVEGEMRPSSDTKTHAYLYKEWGNIGGIVHTHSLYGVSWAQAQMDVPIFGTTHADHLTKDIPCAPPMADELIEGDYEHMTGKQILDCFAEKGLDYEEVEMILVGSHGPFTWGKSAAKAVYNSKVLEEVAKMAYLTLQINPNAARLKEALIKKHYERKHGKDAYYGQGC is encoded by the coding sequence ATGAGTAGATTCCTTGAGCTAAAGCGAGAATGCTACGAAGCCAATATGCAGCTTCCCGCGCTGGACTTGGTCGTGTATACTTTTGGCAATGTCAGTGCCGTAGATAGAAAAGAAGGTGTTTTTGCGATCAAGCCCAGTGGTGTGGCGTATGAAGAACTAAAGGTGGAAGATATCGTGATTTGTGATTTTGAGGCGAAGATCGTGGAAGGCGAGATGCGTCCTTCTTCCGATACCAAAACCCATGCTTACCTGTATAAGGAATGGGGAAATATTGGAGGAATTGTCCACACCCATTCGCTTTACGGTGTGTCTTGGGCGCAGGCGCAGATGGACGTGCCGATTTTTGGCACTACGCATGCTGATCACCTGACCAAGGACATTCCATGTGCTCCTCCCATGGCTGATGAGCTGATCGAAGGAGATTATGAGCACATGACAGGGAAGCAGATTTTGGATTGTTTTGCAGAGAAAGGCTTGGACTATGAGGAAGTGGAAATGATCCTAGTGGGGAGCCACGGGCCGTTCACCTGGGGGAAATCAGCAGCCAAGGCAGTTTATAATAGCAAGGTCTTGGAAGAAGTAGCAAAAATGGCCTATCTTACCCTGCAAATAAATCCTAATGCTGCACGCTTAAAAGAGGCTTTGATCAAAAAGCACTATGAGCGCAAGCACGGTAAGGATGCTTACTATGGACAAGGCTGCTAA